A window of Gottschalkia purinilytica contains these coding sequences:
- a CDS encoding CD1375 family protein: MKVKEYMIPVYALLIRAERRTIEDVPEVYQVPVAEHMAEQIEEN; the protein is encoded by the coding sequence ATGAAAGTTAAAGAATATATGATACCTGTTTATGCTTTACTTATTAGAGCAGAAAGAAGAACTATTGAAGATGTACCAGAAGTTTATCAAGTACCTGTTGCTGAACATATGGCAGAACAAATTGAAGAAAACTAA
- a CDS encoding BhlA/UviB family holin-like peptide has protein sequence MEQEIIKIALSQGIWAVLFVFMLFYVLRENSNRENNYQEIIKELSEKFNIVEDVKEDVREIKKKIFH, from the coding sequence ATGGAACAAGAAATTATAAAAATAGCCTTAAGCCAAGGTATATGGGCAGTATTATTCGTATTTATGTTATTTTATGTACTAAGAGAAAATAGCAATAGAGAAAATAATTATCAAGAGATAATAAAGGAACTATCAGAGAAGTTCAACATAGTTGAAGATGTAAAAGAAGATGTTAGAGAAATAAAGAAAAAGATTTTTCATTAG
- a CDS encoding N-acetylmuramoyl-L-alanine amidase family protein encodes MKLVVIDPGHGGKDPGAVGNGLQEKDVALSIALKTDWYLNNYYKVNTLVTRYTDKDLSLQDRSKISNNKNADLFFSVHCNAFDGNAYGYEDYTYLTVGQATKSIRETFHNKVTEVLNKYNIRNRGMKTKNLAVLRETKASAILAETLFIDNVSDSNLLKNPSFIEDVARAYADGVASALNLEKKK; translated from the coding sequence ATGAAACTAGTAGTTATAGATCCGGGACATGGAGGAAAAGACCCGGGGGCAGTAGGAAACGGGTTACAGGAAAAAGATGTGGCTTTATCTATAGCTTTAAAAACAGATTGGTATTTAAATAACTATTATAAGGTAAATACATTAGTTACGAGATATACGGATAAAGACTTGAGTTTACAAGATAGAAGTAAAATATCAAATAATAAAAATGCAGATTTATTTTTTTCTGTACATTGTAACGCTTTTGACGGAAATGCTTATGGTTACGAGGATTATACTTATCTCACGGTTGGTCAAGCGACTAAAAGTATAAGAGAGACATTTCATAATAAAGTTACAGAGGTTCTAAATAAATATAATATAAGAAATAGAGGTATGAAAACAAAGAACTTGGCAGTTCTAAGAGAAACAAAAGCAAGTGCCATACTAGCAGAAACGTTATTTATAGATAATGTGAGTGATTCTAATTTATTAAAGAACCCATCTTTTATAGAAGATGTCGCAAGAGCTTATGCGGATGGGGTAGCATCAGCTTTAAATTTAGAGAAGAAAAAATAG
- a CDS encoding DNA adenine methylase, with protein MKSPITWLGGKSRMVKKLIELIPEHICYTEVFGGAGWLLFGKKPSKVEILNDLDSNLMNLWNSIKYKPEKLIKSFDYTLISRETFEEYKKKYKQNNYNDDIEKAHIFYYLVKAGFGGEMVTQSFGTRKTRPNSLRLDKVDEVFMGAHKRLQKVTIENKSFEEIFKIYDKNTTFFFLDPPYRNTSGYPVGKFTDDKYKLLSECCKKCKGKFLLTINDDEYIRELFKGFNFIEHKVLYTINNNTSKPKKFDELIITNYNNEL; from the coding sequence ATGAAAAGTCCTATTACTTGGTTAGGAGGAAAATCAAGAATGGTAAAAAAATTAATAGAATTGATTCCAGAGCATATTTGTTATACGGAAGTATTCGGAGGAGCAGGTTGGCTTTTATTTGGAAAGAAACCATCCAAAGTTGAGATATTAAACGATCTTGATAGTAATTTAATGAACTTATGGAATTCAATTAAGTATAAGCCAGAAAAGCTTATAAAAAGCTTTGATTATACTTTAATAAGTAGAGAAACTTTTGAAGAATATAAAAAGAAATATAAACAAAATAATTATAACGATGATATAGAAAAAGCACATATATTTTACTATTTAGTAAAGGCTGGATTTGGAGGAGAGATGGTCACTCAAAGCTTTGGAACGCGTAAAACTAGACCTAATAGTTTAAGATTGGATAAGGTGGATGAAGTTTTTATGGGAGCTCATAAAAGATTACAAAAAGTAACTATAGAAAATAAAAGTTTTGAAGAAATATTTAAAATATACGATAAAAATACTACATTTTTCTTTTTAGATCCACCTTATAGAAACACTTCTGGTTATCCTGTAGGGAAATTTACTGATGATAAATATAAATTACTTTCTGAATGTTGTAAAAAATGCAAGGGTAAATTTTTACTAACCATAAATGATGATGAGTATATAAGAGAATTATTTAAAGGATTTAATTTTATAGAACATAAGGTACTATATACTATAAATAATAATACTTCTAAACCTAAAAAATTTGATGAATTAATTATAACTAATTATAATAATGAATTATAA
- a CDS encoding manganese catalase family protein has translation MWIYEKKLEYPVRVDTCNPKLAQLILEQFGGADGELSAGIRYLSQRWAMPTPQVVVTSF, from the coding sequence ATGTGGATTTATGAGAAAAAATTAGAATATCCAGTTAGAGTTGATACCTGTAATCCAAAGTTAGCTCAACTAATATTAGAACAGTTTGGTGGAGCAGATGGTGAATTATCTGCCGGTATAAGATATCTTTCTCAAAGATGGGCTATGCCTACACCCCAGGTAGTGGTAACTAGTTTCTAA
- a CDS encoding spore coat protein CotJB, translated as MNRERKAMLKQLMELDFVLVETALYLNTHPHDEEALRLHNTFSKKSKDLTCIYESKYGPLTFKGMSRYPWQYIDDPWPWEINF; from the coding sequence ATGAATCGTGAAAGAAAAGCAATGTTAAAACAACTCATGGAGTTAGACTTTGTTCTAGTAGAGACCGCTTTATATCTAAATACTCATCCCCATGATGAAGAAGCTTTGAGACTTCATAATACTTTTTCAAAAAAATCTAAAGATCTAACGTGTATATATGAATCTAAATACGGTCCTTTAACATTCAAAGGCATGAGTAGATATCCTTGGCAATATATAGATGATCCTTGGCCATGGGAAATTAATTTTTAG
- a CDS encoding spore coat associated protein CotJA — protein sequence MYRDRSDCPIPKEPKCLKPVACKYKLAHAYVPYQSLDKIFCPEEALKKGTLFPELYMPYKRKKGCRR from the coding sequence ATGTATAGAGATAGGTCTGATTGTCCAATACCTAAAGAACCTAAATGTTTAAAGCCTGTAGCTTGTAAATATAAACTAGCTCATGCATATGTTCCTTATCAATCTCTAGACAAAATCTTTTGTCCTGAAGAAGCTCTTAAAAAAGGAACTCTATTTCCTGAATTATACATGCCTTATAAGCGAAAAAAAGGATGTAGGCGATAG